Proteins from a single region of Aureibacter tunicatorum:
- the pyk gene encoding pyruvate kinase gives MNAPLKRTKIIATVGPASNTKEMLLQFAIAGANVLRLNFSHGSHEDHLKVINIIKEINKEFNYNLAAVQDLQGPKIRIGNIVNGEVEIVPGKTLYVSTEEELEGNENEVSTTYQNFVKDVKVGDKIMIDDGKLQLQVEEVDGKKVKTKVIVGGMLKSRKGINLPDTQISESCLTKKDLADLEFGLKHNIDWVAISFVRSRADIDQLKSIIKERGKKTRVIAKIERPEALKEIDGIIDAADAIMVARGDLGVETAISELPIVQRSIMKKCFKKAKPVIIATQMLESMITSPIPTRAEANDVAVAVMDGADAVMLSAESAAGKFPLEAVKCMSEIIRSIELNDEGIYEKDFSFPEGSEKEFISKEVIHSACIMAKATNAKAIIGLTESGFTAFNLASQRPKAKIFMFSKEKDLVPALNLIWGVRAFYLPKYESIMKSFANVEKVLLKEGCLEKGDRVITVGTVNAEDKLKTNLVKVGHISE, from the coding sequence ATGAACGCTCCTTTAAAAAGAACAAAAATTATAGCCACCGTAGGGCCTGCGAGTAACACCAAAGAAATGCTATTACAATTTGCCATCGCGGGGGCAAATGTACTAAGATTAAACTTCTCTCATGGAAGCCATGAGGATCATCTAAAGGTGATCAACATCATCAAGGAAATCAACAAAGAGTTCAACTATAATCTTGCTGCCGTACAGGATTTGCAAGGACCTAAAATCCGTATCGGAAACATCGTAAACGGAGAAGTTGAAATCGTTCCTGGAAAAACTCTTTACGTTTCAACGGAAGAAGAGTTGGAAGGTAATGAGAATGAGGTTTCTACAACTTACCAAAACTTCGTGAAAGATGTCAAAGTCGGCGACAAAATCATGATTGACGATGGCAAACTTCAATTGCAAGTAGAAGAAGTTGACGGGAAAAAAGTAAAAACCAAAGTCATCGTTGGTGGTATGCTTAAATCTCGCAAGGGCATCAACCTTCCTGATACACAGATTTCTGAATCATGCCTTACAAAAAAGGATTTGGCTGATCTTGAATTTGGATTGAAGCACAATATCGATTGGGTAGCAATCTCATTCGTAAGATCAAGAGCTGATATCGACCAGCTGAAATCTATTATCAAAGAAAGAGGCAAGAAAACAAGAGTCATTGCCAAGATCGAAAGACCAGAGGCTCTTAAAGAAATTGATGGAATCATCGATGCCGCTGACGCTATCATGGTTGCTCGTGGAGACCTTGGTGTTGAAACAGCTATTTCTGAACTGCCAATAGTTCAAAGATCAATCATGAAAAAGTGCTTCAAAAAAGCCAAGCCGGTAATCATCGCTACGCAAATGCTTGAAAGCATGATCACTAGCCCGATTCCTACAAGAGCTGAAGCCAACGACGTAGCTGTCGCTGTAATGGATGGCGCTGACGCAGTGATGTTGAGTGCAGAATCTGCGGCTGGTAAGTTTCCTTTAGAAGCAGTGAAGTGCATGTCTGAAATCATCCGTTCTATCGAGCTGAATGATGAAGGCATTTATGAAAAAGATTTCAGCTTCCCAGAAGGTTCTGAAAAAGAATTCATAAGCAAAGAAGTGATTCACAGTGCTTGTATCATGGCTAAAGCAACTAATGCAAAAGCGATCATCGGACTGACAGAATCCGGTTTCACTGCTTTCAACTTAGCTAGCCAGCGACCTAAGGCTAAAATTTTCATGTTCTCCAAAGAAAAAGACCTTGTGCCTGCTCTAAACCTTATATGGGGAGTAAGAGCTTTTTATCTGCCAAAATACGAATCCATTATGAAGTCATTCGCAAATGTCGAAAAAGTGCTTCTTAAAGAAGGATGTTTAGAAAAAGGCGATAGAGTTATAACTGTAGGCACAGTAAACGCTGAAGACAAACTAAAAACCAACTTAGTGAAAGTCGGCCATATCAGCGAATAA
- the hflX gene encoding GTPase HflX: protein MAKTYDTGLKKETAVLVAVAKPDQANHRTIEYLDELAFLAETKGIETIKTFTQKLDKPDKKTFIGKGKLEEVDAYAKNFEVDYVIFDDDLTPSQLRNLEKILKRKIYDRSLLILDIFLIRAQTAQAKVQVELARLQYLLPRLTRMWTHLERQRGGTSTRGGAGEKEIETDKRAIRNQITILKERLAKIDKQSMTQRKNRSRQVRCALVGYTNVGKSTIMRAITKSNVFAENKLFATVDSTVRKVVFNSIPFLLTDTVGFIRKLPHSLIECFKSTLDEVREADVLIHVVDISHEAFEDHIDVVNTTLAELKVVDKPTILVFNKIDLYEQQLKDEEAREDSDNPEFMTAEEKEKALIDRLKSTYHGKKDYTTVFIAAKDKTNFEELRKEIYLKVKEKYFTIFPNYVNPMIDYENFTGEELSE, encoded by the coding sequence ATGGCAAAAACATATGATACAGGCCTGAAGAAAGAGACGGCTGTATTAGTGGCGGTGGCTAAGCCAGATCAAGCTAACCACAGGACGATAGAGTATTTGGATGAGCTGGCTTTTTTGGCTGAAACCAAGGGAATTGAAACCATAAAGACATTTACACAAAAGCTTGATAAGCCAGATAAAAAGACCTTTATAGGTAAAGGGAAATTGGAGGAAGTAGATGCTTATGCCAAGAATTTCGAGGTTGATTATGTAATATTCGATGACGATTTGACTCCATCTCAATTGAGGAATTTGGAGAAAATCCTTAAAAGAAAAATCTACGATAGGAGTTTATTGATCTTGGATATATTCTTGATACGTGCTCAAACTGCTCAGGCAAAAGTTCAGGTTGAATTGGCAAGATTGCAATACTTGTTGCCAAGATTGACCAGAATGTGGACTCACCTTGAAAGACAGCGAGGAGGAACAAGCACTCGTGGTGGAGCAGGAGAGAAAGAGATTGAGACGGATAAGCGTGCGATTAGAAATCAGATCACAATTTTGAAAGAAAGACTTGCCAAGATTGACAAGCAAAGCATGACGCAGAGGAAAAATCGCTCAAGACAAGTAAGGTGCGCGTTGGTAGGTTATACCAATGTCGGGAAATCTACTATTATGCGAGCGATCACTAAATCCAATGTATTTGCTGAGAACAAATTGTTCGCCACTGTGGATTCAACAGTTAGAAAAGTGGTGTTCAATAGCATTCCTTTTTTGTTGACTGATACCGTTGGTTTTATCAGAAAGTTGCCTCACTCTTTGATAGAGTGTTTTAAGTCGACTTTGGATGAGGTAAGAGAGGCGGATGTGTTGATACACGTAGTGGATATATCGCATGAGGCTTTTGAGGATCATATAGATGTTGTAAATACGACATTAGCCGAGTTGAAAGTAGTTGACAAACCAACGATATTGGTTTTTAATAAGATCGACCTTTACGAGCAACAGCTTAAGGATGAAGAAGCCAGAGAGGATTCAGACAATCCTGAGTTTATGACCGCTGAAGAAAAAGAAAAAGCCTTGATAGATCGATTGAAGTCAACTTATCATGGCAAGAAAGATTACACAACAGTTTTCATCGCAGCTAAGGATAAGACGAATTTTGAGGAATTGAGAAAAGAAATTTACCTAAAGGTGAAAGAAAAATATTTTACGATTTTCCCTAACTACGTCAACCCAATGATTGATTATGAAAATTTCACTGGAGAAGAATTAAGCGAATAG